The Chryseolinea soli genome contains a region encoding:
- a CDS encoding TolB family protein — translation MKACLPMLVMSLSTMLAQSQTLQPPAQLSLFMEGTVSTNLNERDMALSPDGSEMYYTLEAAQNAFSTILYRHKLPGNKWSAPEVAPFSGQFKDLEPAFSADGRRLFFSSNRPLSGTQAKDFDIWVVERAKDGSWSSPRNVGAPVNTNANEFYPSVALSGNLYFTSEYEKGVGKEDIYVCQWQDGKYTESVALDTAVNSKLWEFNAFVSPDEKFILFTSYGRKDDHGGGDLYISFRDAAGVWQPAKNMSMLNSPRLDYCPFVSFDQKILFFTSGRHDLPSTYEKPTTHAALVKAYNSVRNGSENIYWVDFQALVGSLK, via the coding sequence ATGAAAGCCTGTCTACCCATGCTTGTGATGAGCCTTTCCACGATGCTGGCACAATCCCAAACCCTGCAACCTCCCGCCCAGCTTAGCCTGTTTATGGAGGGCACCGTGAGCACAAACCTCAACGAGCGCGACATGGCCCTATCGCCCGATGGAAGCGAAATGTACTATACCCTCGAAGCGGCTCAAAATGCGTTCTCTACCATTCTGTATCGTCACAAATTGCCTGGCAATAAATGGTCGGCACCGGAAGTGGCTCCTTTCTCGGGGCAATTCAAAGACCTTGAGCCGGCCTTCAGCGCCGACGGTCGCAGATTATTCTTTAGCTCCAATCGGCCCCTCAGCGGCACACAGGCAAAGGACTTCGACATCTGGGTGGTTGAACGAGCCAAAGATGGATCCTGGTCTTCGCCCCGCAACGTGGGCGCGCCCGTAAACACCAACGCCAATGAATTCTATCCCTCGGTTGCCCTGTCGGGAAATCTCTACTTCACTTCAGAATATGAAAAAGGCGTGGGCAAGGAAGACATCTACGTGTGCCAATGGCAGGATGGAAAATACACAGAGAGTGTAGCGCTCGATACGGCCGTGAATTCCAAGCTATGGGAATTCAATGCCTTTGTTTCGCCCGATGAAAAATTCATTCTCTTCACCTCCTACGGGCGCAAAGACGATCATGGCGGCGGCGATTTGTACATCAGCTTTCGCGATGCCGCCGGCGTCTGGCAGCCTGCTAAAAATATGAGCATGCTCAACTCGCCGAGGTTGGACTATTGTCCTTTTGTTTCCTTCGATCAGAAAATTCTCTTCTTCACCAGCGGCCGGCACGATCTCCCGTCGACCTATGAAAAACCAACCACACATGCTGCACTCGTCAAAGCCTACAACAGCGTGCGCAATGGTTCGGAAAATATTTATTGGGTAGATTTTCAGGCCCTTGTGGGTTCCCTGAAGTGA
- a CDS encoding DoxX family protein — translation MKNFPFLSASQAVILLRVIVALLLIIHGVTRILHDGVGGFGGFLDSQGIPAGTVVAWGITLFEIAGGLLMALGRYTRWIAAAFALELTMGILLVHAKNGWFVVGGGSNGVEYSVLLITCMIVIAAQSKGRN, via the coding sequence ATGAAGAACTTCCCTTTCCTAAGCGCCTCGCAGGCCGTGATCCTGCTCCGGGTAATTGTAGCCCTCTTGCTCATCATTCACGGCGTCACACGCATTCTCCACGATGGCGTGGGCGGCTTTGGTGGCTTCCTCGACTCGCAGGGCATCCCCGCCGGCACCGTTGTTGCGTGGGGAATCACGCTCTTTGAGATCGCTGGTGGTCTGCTCATGGCCCTGGGCCGTTACACCCGGTGGATCGCGGCCGCATTTGCCCTGGAGTTAACCATGGGCATCCTATTGGTCCATGCGAAAAATGGTTGGTTCGTTGTAGGGGGAGGATCGAATGGTGTGGAGTACAGCGTACTATTGATCACGTGCATGATCGTGATCGCTGCCCAAAGCAAGGGGCGCAACTAA
- a CDS encoding SDR family oxidoreductase — protein sequence MKHKVVVITGGTSGIGLALAQEFGLKGSKIFITGRDQTGLDKAMAELRDKGILVYGLQADVSQEDDNKRMAEEVIKRYGTIDVLINNAGISMRALFEDVDLEVVKKVMDINFYGVLYATKYCLPEIVKNKGSIVGISSIAGYCGLPGRTGYSASKFALNGFLEVLRTEYLKRDVHVLTACPGFTSSNIRKRSLTKNGKAQGESPREEGKMMTAEECARHIYKATVKRKRNIVLTTEGKIAVFLSKWLPSLSDKIVYEAMARETDAPIK from the coding sequence ATGAAGCACAAAGTTGTCGTGATCACCGGGGGAACCTCCGGTATTGGACTTGCCCTGGCCCAGGAGTTTGGGCTGAAGGGTTCCAAGATCTTTATCACCGGAAGGGATCAGACGGGTCTCGACAAGGCCATGGCAGAGCTTCGCGACAAGGGGATCCTGGTGTATGGACTGCAAGCCGACGTCAGCCAAGAGGACGACAACAAACGAATGGCGGAAGAGGTGATCAAACGCTATGGGACCATCGATGTGCTCATCAACAATGCGGGTATATCCATGCGGGCTTTGTTTGAGGATGTGGACCTGGAGGTGGTGAAGAAAGTGATGGACATCAATTTTTATGGTGTGCTGTATGCCACCAAATACTGCCTTCCGGAGATCGTGAAAAACAAGGGATCTATTGTGGGCATCTCGTCCATTGCCGGCTATTGTGGTTTGCCCGGGCGCACGGGTTATTCGGCCTCCAAGTTTGCCTTGAACGGCTTTCTGGAAGTGTTGCGCACGGAGTATCTGAAAAGGGATGTCCACGTGCTCACGGCCTGTCCGGGATTCACATCGTCTAACATACGCAAGCGGTCCCTCACGAAAAACGGAAAGGCCCAGGGTGAATCGCCCCGCGAAGAAGGCAAGATGATGACGGCCGAAGAATGCGCCCGCCACATCTACAAGGCCACCGTGAAACGCAAGCGCAACATCGTGCTCACCACCGAAGGAAAAATAGCCGTGTTCCTCAGCAAATGGCTGCCCAGCTTGTCGGACAAGATCGTCTACGAGGCGATGGCCCGGGAGACGGATGCTCCGATCAAATAA
- a CDS encoding lysophospholipid acyltransferase family protein, with the protein MFFIRLLSRLPLPVLYAFSDFLFAVSFYLVRYRRAMVQKNLKNSFPEKTDAERSRIEKQFFKDLCDYAVEMLKLLTISQEELGRRVVFKNPDVSNRYILNGQSLLNLASHNFNWEWLLVAGSFTLPGQMDFVYQSVNSKFFDDFSYACRTRFGAHGIKRDEVAREIVKRRHIVRNIALVGDQYPGYKHDKKYATRFLNQDTVFFYGSNQLAQLTQYPVMYYAMKKVKRGYYETHIVELAQPPYAKDSDVVMEHYVRELEKVIRENPSQWLWSHNRWKTRHLEA; encoded by the coding sequence ATGTTTTTCATACGCTTGCTCTCCCGGTTACCCCTCCCGGTGCTTTACGCATTTTCCGATTTCCTCTTTGCCGTGAGCTTCTACCTGGTGCGCTACCGGCGGGCCATGGTGCAGAAGAATCTCAAAAATTCGTTTCCCGAAAAAACCGATGCCGAACGCAGCCGGATCGAAAAGCAGTTTTTCAAGGATCTTTGCGACTATGCCGTGGAGATGTTAAAGCTGCTCACGATCAGCCAGGAAGAGCTGGGCCGACGGGTGGTCTTTAAAAATCCGGACGTATCCAACCGCTACATCCTCAACGGGCAATCGCTGTTGAACCTGGCCTCGCACAATTTCAATTGGGAATGGCTGCTGGTGGCCGGTTCGTTCACGCTGCCGGGGCAAATGGACTTTGTGTACCAATCGGTGAACAGTAAATTCTTTGACGATTTTTCGTATGCCTGCCGGACACGCTTTGGCGCCCATGGCATCAAGCGCGATGAGGTGGCCCGTGAGATCGTGAAGCGCAGACACATCGTGCGCAATATCGCTTTGGTGGGCGATCAATACCCGGGCTACAAACACGATAAAAAATATGCCACCCGTTTCCTGAACCAGGACACCGTTTTTTTCTACGGCTCAAACCAGTTGGCACAACTTACGCAGTATCCGGTCATGTACTATGCCATGAAGAAAGTGAAACGTGGCTACTACGAAACCCACATCGTGGAACTGGCCCAGCCACCCTATGCAAAAGACAGCGACGTGGTAATGGAACACTATGTGCGCGAACTCGAAAAGGTGATCCGCGAAAATCCATCGCAGTGGCTATGGTCGCACAACCGGTGGAAGACCCGTCATCTTGAAGCTTAG
- a CDS encoding DUF3857 domain-containing transglutaminase family protein, giving the protein MKRLVFVLACSVAVVAFAKETPKFPVSAIPEELKKDVNAVYREDQSVFSIISRSRASHYVYQVITILNSNANSYASDAVGYDKLTKINTLKVTVYDAEGFVVSRLKNSEIADRSVFDGFTLFSDDRMKTFDVSQGSYPYTVEIEYELEYKFLFYIPPFWVQNDDKTSVEHSLYRLKYAPGLEPRYKTYHIDTAPSIEKAADGSGTITFEHKNVRPIRIEPLSKRQGQLPSIEAAPTNFEYENYVGVMDTWSNYGLWINSLIKGRDALPDATRQKIKSLTAQAKTDEEKIKILYEYLQSRTRYVGIQVGIGGHQPFEATVVDQNGYGDCKALSNYMIAMLKEIGIKGYYTLIDAGNSPREIDPKFPRVQFNHAIVCVPQKIDTIWLECTNQTNPFGYQGRFTGDRKALVITDNGAKVVNTIRYPAEKNLQSRTADVFLQPNGDASAKIKTSYSGLQYENGNLDGILTSQFDEQKKWLQGEIDIPSFDITTFKMENHKSKIPSAQVAVDLTLKRFATLSGKRVFVTPNLMNRSSYVPEKVESRKTKVLLNMGFTDFDTIRYHLPEGIYPEFIPKPILLKSRFGEYEATFTLDQNDLIYIRRFKLQRGEYPSESYSELIDFYKGLNKADNTKLVFLSKT; this is encoded by the coding sequence ATGAAGAGGCTTGTTTTTGTCCTGGCGTGTTCTGTCGCCGTGGTTGCGTTCGCTAAGGAAACACCGAAGTTCCCTGTAAGCGCTATACCCGAGGAGTTGAAGAAGGATGTGAATGCCGTGTATCGCGAAGATCAGTCCGTATTCTCCATCATTTCCAGAAGCCGGGCTTCGCACTACGTATATCAGGTTATTACCATTCTCAATTCGAATGCTAACAGTTATGCCAGCGATGCCGTCGGCTACGATAAACTGACGAAGATCAACACATTGAAAGTAACTGTTTATGACGCAGAGGGTTTTGTGGTTTCCCGGCTGAAAAACAGCGAGATCGCAGACCGGAGTGTCTTCGACGGCTTTACGCTATTCAGCGACGATCGCATGAAGACGTTTGACGTATCGCAAGGCAGTTATCCCTACACCGTAGAAATTGAGTACGAATTGGAGTACAAGTTCTTATTTTATATTCCGCCATTCTGGGTGCAGAACGATGATAAAACGTCGGTGGAGCACTCTCTTTACAGGTTGAAGTATGCCCCAGGCCTGGAACCGCGTTACAAAACCTATCACATCGACACCGCCCCTTCTATTGAAAAAGCCGCAGACGGTAGTGGAACGATCACGTTTGAGCATAAAAATGTAAGACCGATTAGAATTGAACCGCTTAGCAAGCGACAGGGTCAGCTTCCATCCATTGAGGCCGCACCCACCAATTTTGAATACGAAAACTATGTCGGCGTAATGGACACCTGGAGCAACTATGGTCTTTGGATAAACTCATTGATCAAGGGACGTGACGCTTTACCCGATGCCACGCGGCAAAAGATAAAAAGCCTGACAGCCCAGGCGAAGACCGATGAAGAGAAGATCAAGATCTTGTACGAATATCTTCAAAGCCGCACACGCTACGTCGGCATCCAGGTCGGTATTGGGGGCCACCAGCCGTTTGAGGCAACCGTGGTAGACCAAAACGGTTACGGCGACTGCAAAGCGCTTTCTAACTATATGATTGCGATGCTGAAAGAGATAGGCATCAAAGGATACTACACCCTCATCGATGCTGGTAACAGCCCCCGTGAAATCGATCCGAAATTTCCGCGTGTGCAATTTAATCACGCGATTGTTTGCGTACCGCAGAAAATCGATACCATCTGGCTGGAGTGTACCAACCAGACAAATCCCTTCGGCTATCAGGGCCGTTTTACGGGCGACCGCAAGGCACTGGTAATAACGGATAATGGCGCGAAAGTGGTGAACACCATCCGCTATCCAGCCGAAAAGAATCTGCAATCACGCACGGCCGACGTTTTTCTTCAACCAAATGGAGATGCCAGTGCCAAAATAAAGACTTCGTATAGCGGGTTGCAATATGAAAACGGGAATCTTGATGGCATTCTCACCAGCCAATTTGACGAGCAAAAGAAATGGCTGCAAGGGGAAATCGATATTCCCAGCTTCGATATCACAACCTTTAAAATGGAGAACCACAAAAGCAAAATACCCTCGGCACAGGTAGCGGTGGATCTTACTTTAAAACGATTTGCCACGCTAAGCGGCAAACGTGTATTCGTTACCCCCAATCTCATGAATCGCTCCAGCTATGTTCCCGAGAAAGTGGAGTCACGCAAGACCAAGGTTTTGTTGAACATGGGCTTCACAGATTTCGATACCATCCGATACCATTTACCCGAAGGCATTTACCCGGAATTTATTCCCAAACCAATTTTACTGAAATCACGGTTTGGTGAGTACGAGGCTACGTTTACCCTCGATCAAAACGACCTCATCTACATCCGGAGGTTCAAACTGCAACGGGGCGAGTATCCGTCAGAGTCCTACTCGGAATTGATCGACTTCTACAAAGGTCTGAACAAAGCCGACAACACCAAGCTTGTCTTCCTGAGCAAAACTTAG